The window CCGATCCCCGAGAAGACCCGCGAGACGAGCGAAGCCGAAACCCTCGGCTCGTGGGAGCTCCGCGCCAGCGACGACCACCGCGTCGCGGCGGATCTCACGACCCGCATCGAACCCCAGCCCGTCCGCGGCGGCGTCGAGACCGTCACCGGCGACGCCCTCGAGTCGTGGCCGTTCCACCGCGATCCGAACTTCGAGGCGCTCACCTACGGCGAACACCGCACCAGCGGCTACGTCTCCCGGCTGCGCGCTCTCGAGCCGGGCGACGTCGTGGGCTTTTACGCCGGCTTACGCCGTCCGGGCGGAGAGCGCGCACACCGGTACCTGATCGGCTACTTCACCGTCGATCGCGTCGACGTAATCTCGCCAGAGACGCCGCCCGCGGAGTGCGAAGCGATCTTCGAAGCCCATTCGGAGAACGCGCACGCGAAACGCGCTCGAGACGGGGAACCGTACCTCGCGGAGAAAACGATCGTCCTCGTCGACGGTCGCGAACCCGGCGGCCTCTTCGATCGGCATCCGATCCGGTTGAGCGAGTACGTCGTGAAGCCGGGCAACGAACGCCCGCAGTACTATCTCCGCGAGGAGGTGGCGTCGGCTTGGAACGTCACCGAAGGCGGTGCGAACATGATGTTCAAGCCGGCGTACCGCTGTGAGCTTTCGGGCGAGCGGTTCCGCGAGTTGGTCGGGCAGCCGAGAGCTCGGGCGGCCGCGGACGCGACGGTCGAGACGCCGCAGCCCTGACGACGCCGACGGTATCGTCGACTGTCCGCGAGATCAATCGGTTTCTTGTATCGATAGGTCGAACTGCCGACGAGTGACTGACGACAGCCCTGGTACCGAATCCGAATCTGAATCTGAATCTGGATCTGGATCCCGCACCCGACACGATCGCATCACCCGCCACCCGACCGCGGGGCCGCGCAACTCGCTCGCGTTCTGGACCGACGCCAAGCACCCGCTCCGGATCGCGATCAACTACGTTGTCGTCTGGCTCGTCCGGATCTCGCCGAGCCTGCGGCTCAAGCGCTGGCTCATGCGTCGCATCGGCGTCACCGTCGGCGATGACGTTTCGTGGGGGCTCGAGGCGACACCGGACGTCTTCTGGCCCGAACTGATCACGCTCGAGGACCACGCGATCGTGGGGTACGACGCGACCCTGCTCTGTCACGAGTTCTTACAGGACGAGTACCGGACGGGCGAGGTCGTCGTCGGCGAGCGGGCGATGATCGGCGCGGGGGCGATCGTCCTGCCGGGCGTCGAGATCGGTGCCGAAGCGCGGGTCGCGGCGAACTCGCTCGTGACGCGGGACGTCGAACCCGGAACGACGGTCGCCGGCGTGCCGGCGCGGCCGATGGGTGGGGATAGCGATGACGACACCGGAGCTACGGCGGACGAGGCGGACGAAAACGAGAGCGGCGAGCGGTAACGCGTTGGACAGTAGCGCGTCGTTTCGATACCGGGTTACAGCGACGACCAGGACTTGCGCGCCTCGTTCCACGAGGTGATGCTCGCGATCCAGCGCGCGGCGATCATCTTCTTTAAGGTCTGGGCCGGGACGCCGCCGAAAGTGCCGACGGGCAGGGAGATGCCGAAGCCCGGCTTGACTTCGTGGGCGACGGCCTTCTCGCCGACGGAGACGACGGTCCCCTTGTCCTCGTGTTCCCAGGTCTTGAGCGGCCGGTTCTCGATCGCGCGGGCGATGTTCTCGCCGGCGACCTCCGCGGCCTGCCAGGCGGCCTGTGCCGTCGGCGGTGCGGGCTGGTCGCCCTGATCGATAATCGCCGAGTCGCCGATCGCGAACACGTGCTCGTCGGAGGTCTGGAAGTTCGGCTCGGCGTTGACGCGGTTGTGCTCCTTCTCGAGTTCGGCGTCGTCTAAGGCGTCGCGGCCCGTGATGCCGCCGGTCCAGACGAGCACGTCGTGGTCGAGGGGTTCGCCCTCGTCGAACTCGATGTGGTCTTCGGTGGCCTCGGTGATCGGGTCGTCCGTGTGGATGCGGACGCCGGCTTCCTCGAGCAGGTCGCGCAGGGCCTGCTGGATCTCCGGATCGTTGCCGGGGAAGATCTCCTCGAGTGCTTCGACGAGGTGGATCTCGATCGGCGCGCGGTGTTCGTCGCGGAACTCGGCGATCTCGCCGGCGGTCTGGATCCCGGAGAGGCCGGCGCCGCCGATGACGATCTGCGCGGGGTCGCCGCGGGTCGCTTCCTGGCTGGCCTCCTGGACGGCCTCGTGGATCTCGAGGGCGTCGTCGAGACTCTTGAGCGTCAGGGAGTGTTCCTCGAGGCCGGGGATGCCGTAGTAGGCAGTCTGGCTGCCCAGCGCGACGAGGACGTAGTCGTACTCGACGTCGTCGCTGTCGGCGAGTTCGACGACCTGCTCGTCGACGTCGAGGCCGACGACTTCGTCCTGGATGAACCGGGTCGAGGGGTCCGCGATCTCGGTTACGGGGAAGGTGATGTCCGAGCGGACGTCCGGATCGCGGATCACGCGGTGGGCCTCGTGGAGTACGAGGTGGTAGTCGACGTCAGCGATCCACGTTAGTCGCGCGTTGCCATCGAGTGCCGACTGGAGTTTGGTGACCGCACCGGCACCGGCGTATCCGGCGCCAAGTACGACGACGTTCTCAGTCATACCAACTAGTCTAAAAGCCTACGATACAAAGGTATTGGAACCGTTATACCGTGGTTCTCGTTACCATCGATCAATGATGGCGCGGGGGTCCGTGGCCGAACGCACCGCTCAGAGGATCCGCTTGCCGAACGCGCTCGCGGTGAGTTCAGCCGCGAGCGACGCCGTTTCGTTCGCCTCGTCGAGGATCGGGTTGACTTCGACGACGTCCATCGAGCGGAGTATCCCGTCGCGGTCGTGGCGCTTCGAGACGGTCTCGAGGGCGGCGTGGGCCTCGCGGTAGGTGACGCCGCCGCGGACCGGGGTCCCGACGCCCGGCGCGGCCTTGGGATCGATCATGTCGAGGTCGAGGCTGACGTGGACGCCGTCGGTACCGTCGGTCGCGACTTCGAGGGCGTCCTCGACGACGGCCGTCATGCCCCGCTGGTCGATGTCGGACATCGTGAACGCGGTCATCTCGCTTTCGCGGACCAGTTCCCGCTCGCGCTCGTCGATGCTGCGGAGGCCGACGTAGGCGATCGAGTCCTCCTGCAGTCGGGGGGTGTGGGCCCAGTCCATGTCCCCGAAGACGCCTCGGCCGAGCACGGCGCCAAGCGGCATGCCGTGAACGTTGCCGCTGGGCGAGGTTTCGGGCGTGTTGAGGTCGGCGTGGGCGTCGAACCAGATCGCGCCGATGTCCGCGTCGCGTGCGGAGCCGTGGAGCGATCCGATCGCGACCGAGTGGTCGCCGCCGAGCACGAGCGGGAACTCGCCGTCAGCGAGCGTCTCCGCAACGCGGGCGGCGAGCCGGACGTTGACTCCCTCGATCGCCGGGAGGAACTTGGCGTTCTCGACTCCTGAACTCTCCGACTCGGTCGATGTGAGTCCGGACGCCTCGTCCGTATCGGGGTCGATCTCCTCCGCGCGCGGCATCGAGAGGTCCCCGTCGTCGATCGGGTCCACGCCCGCGCGCTCGAGTTCGTCGGCGAGGCCGGCGTAGCGGATCGCCGACGGCCCCATGTCGACGCCGCGGCGGTTGGCCCCGTAGTCCATCGGCGCACCGATGATTCGAACGGTCGCGTTCGTCTTCATGCGTAGCCGTACGCCGGGCACCGGTTTGGTCGTGACGATCCCCTGTGGCCCACCCTCGAGCAGTTGACTCCTCGATCGGTCGATTTCGGTGGCGGTAGATTTAGGGGTAGACGGGGCTAAATCTCGAGTATGATGCTGAGCGACGTGATGGAAGACTACCTCAAGGTCATCTACCAGCTCCAGCGGTCGACCGACGACCGCATCAAGACCTCCGAGATCGCCGCGGAGCTGGACGTCACGTCGCCGACGGTCACCAGCATGCTCGACAAACTCGAGGACCGCGGGCTGGTCGACCGGGAGAAGTACCGCGGGGTAACGCTCACCGACGAGGGCGAGACCGTCGCGCTCGAGGTCGTCCGCCACCACCGCCTGCTCGAGGCCTACCTCACCGAACACCTCGACTACGACTGGTCGGAGGTCCACGACGAGGCCGACCGGCTCGAACACCACATCAGCGAGGACTTCGAGGCCCGCGTCGCCGACGCGCTCGGCGAACCGGAGGTCGACCCGCACGGGTCGCCGATCCCCGGCGCCGACCTCGAACCCCCCGAACGCCCCGAGGGGAAGACCGTCTCGGAGTTTGCGGAGGGCGAAACCGTCGTCGTCGAAGAGGTCGCCGACCGCGACCCGGAGGTACTGTCCTACCTGGCCGACCACGGCGTCGAGCCCGGCGTCGAACTCGAGATCGTCGAAGTTGCCCCCTTCGGCATGGTGACCGCCCGCTCGAGCGCACACGACGAGCCGGTCTCACTGCCGGAAGCGGTCGCACGACACGTCCGCGTTTCCTCGCCAACGAAAGTCGAACAATAGTTCTTTTCGAACTACTTTCGTCCACCATATTCTGATTTCGGTTGGTTTAGATCCAGTCTAATGCAGTATGCGCGGAAAAGCTATAAGTTTAGATTCGTCTAATCGATACGTGATGAGTACGGTAGCTGGACCGGACGGAGGTGAGTGACGAATGCGTGAGCGATCGAACGGGGCGCTGCCCCAGTGGCTCCTCGCGGTCGGTCCCGTCCTCGTTCTCGGTTCGATCCTCGGGCTCCTGTCCCTAACGACGCCCTTCGAGGCCCTCGTTGCCGTCGACGATGCGAGCACGCTCGAGATCGTTTGGCTGCTCACGGTAATCGGGGCGCTCGCGGGCGTCGTTCCGGTCGCGATCGGCATGCTCTGGTTTCCGTTCATCCGGGATCTCGACCCGCGATATCTCCACGGATTCCTCGCGCTCGCCGGCGGCGTGCTGGCGTTTATCGCGATCCAACTGACGGTCGACATCGTCGAAACCGGACTGGCCGCCGACCGGACCGGGCTGGCGATGGGGCTCGCAGTCGTCGGCATCGTCGGGACGTTCGTCGCGATGCACGCGGTAAGCGCGTGGCGACAGCGGACGATGGCCGCGGCCGACACGGACGCGAACGGACTCGCGATCGCGTACCTCGTCGCGCTCGCACTCGGCCTGCACAGCATCGGCGAAGGACTCGGGATCGGCGTCTCCTTCGTCCGCGGCGACACCACGCAGGTGACCCTGCTCGTGCTCGCGTTCGTGACCCACAACGTCATGGAAGGACCGACCGTCGTTGCCGCGGTCGCCCGCGACCGGACGGCGCCCCCGCTGCGTCACTTCGCCGCGATGGGGCTGCTCGCCGGCGGTCCGGTCATCCTCGGCGGTTGGCTCGGCAGCTTCGCCAACTCGGCGCCGCTCGCCGTGTTGTTCTTCGCGGTCGCCGTCGGTGCGATCGCACAGGTGCTCATCGAGGTTGCGGGGCTGATCCGCTTCGACGCCGAGGGCGTCCTGACTCGGACTAACGTCGCCACCTTCGCGGTCGGATTCGCCCTGATGTTCTTCCTCGAGGACGTGCTCGCCGGTGCGTTGCTGAACGGGGTGCTCGTGCCGTCGTGATCGACGCCCGTCGACGTCCGTCGATGCAGCACCGCTGATCGGACTGCAGGCCTACGTGGGTCGCTCCCGCACCCGGAACCGAAGAGAAACGCCTTACTGTCCCCGCTGCCGATACCGAAATCCCGAAGAACGACCGACGTCACCCGTCGGGTTTAAGGAAATCAACTACGAACAATTCACCATGTCATCAATTGAACTAACCCCGAGTCAGAAGAAGATCCTCCGCGCGCTCACGAATCTCCACAAGGAGTCCGAGGACGCGATCAAGGGGGAGGACATCGCCGAACAGGTAGACCGTAACCCTGGTACCATCCGCAACCAGATGCAGAGTCTCAAGGCCCTCCAGCTGGTCGAAGGTGTACCGGGGCCGAAAGGTGGCTACAAACCGACAGCCGCAGCCTACGAAGCCCTCGAGATCCAGCAGATGGACGATCCCGCGTCCGTCCCGCTCGAGCACGAGGGCGAGCCGGTCGAGGACGTCATCGTCGAGGAGATCGACCTCTCGAGCGTCCACCACCCCGAACTCTGCCGCGCGGAGATCCACATGCAGGGGACGATCGACGGCATCTCGGAGGACGACGCCGTCACCGTCGGTCCGACGCCGCTGTCGAAGCTCGTGATCGACGGGCGCGTCGACGGCAAGGACGACACGAACAACATCCTCATCCTCCGGATCGAGGACATGACCGCCCCGGGCGAAGAGCCGGCACACTGATCGCCGTCCTTCCCCAGTCACCGACAGCCAACACTGGCCGCGACCGGACGGCCGGACTCTAGACCCGTCTCTCCCGATTTCTGGTCTTCTCGTCTTCTTGTCTCCGCGTCTTCTCGGTTCCGCGTTCGCACCCTTGCCGCTCCGCTAGTCGGTTATGCTGGTGCTTTGAATCCGAAGTCACGCCGGCGCTCGAGCGGTCAGTCGCGAGCGCGAACGGTGAAAAGGGGCCGTTTCTCGCTGCTAGCGGCTCCGGCGTCGAATCGAGGCGAACCGCTCAGTCGTCGGCTGCGTCGGCGTCTACGTCTGCGTCTTCCTCGATGTCGGACTCGAGCGACTCGACGGGAACGACGTCGACGCTCGCGACCGCGTCGTCGCCCTCGACTTCCATCACGATCACGCCCATCGTGTTGCGACCGACCGTCGAAATCTCGTCGACGCGGGTGCGCATGATCTGTCCGTCCTCGCTCATCACGACGAGTTGATCGTCGTCGTCGACGGCTTTGACCGCCGTCACCGGTCCGTTCCGGTCGCCGGTCTTGATGTCGATCAGCCCCTTCCCGTACCGGGACTGGCGGCTGTACTCGGAGAGGCGAGTCCGCTTCCCGTACCCGTTTCGGGTGACGGTCAGCAGGGCCTTGTCGTCGGCCTCGTCGGTCGCGACCAGGCCGGCGACCGCGTCGTCGCCCTCGAGTTTGATGCCGTTGACCCCGCGGGCGTTGCGGCCCATCGCGCGGACCTCGTCCTCGTCGAAGCGGATCGTCATCCCGCCCTCGGTGGCGATCACGAGGTCCTTCGTGCCGTCCGTGACCTCGACGTCGACGAGTTCGTCGCCCTCCTCTAAGTCGGAGGCGATGATACCGGTCGAGCGGATGTTATCGAACTCCTCGCCGGCGGTCCGCTTGACGTAGCCGTTGCGCGTGACCATCGTCACAAACTCGTCGTCGGCCAGCGCGTCGGTGTCGACGATGGCGGTGATGTCCTCGCCGTCGTCGAGGTCGAGGATGTTGACGGCGGACTTCCCGCGGGCCGTCCGACCCATCTCGGGGATCTCGTAGGTCTTGAGCTGGTAGACTTTGCCCTGATTCGTGAAGCACAGGAGGTAGTCGTGGGTGTTCGCCCGGAAGACCGTCGAGACGCGGTCGCCCTCCTTGACGTCCGCGCCGATGATGCCCTTGCCGCCTCGACCCTGGGGGTCGAAGTCCTCGATGGGCATCCGCTTGACGTAGTCGTCCTCGGTCATGACGACGAAGACCTCTTCCTCGGGGATGAGGTCCTCGTGGGTGACCGTCCCCTGATCCTCGACGATCGAGGTCCGGCGCTCGTCGCCATATTCGTCCTTGACCTCGCGGAGTTCGTCCTTGATGACCTCGAGCAGCTTCTGTTCGCTCTCGAGGATGGCGGTCAGGCGCTCGATTTCTGCCTGAACCTCCTCGTACTCGTCCTCGATCTCGGCGGCCTCCATCGAGGTGAGGCTGCCCAGTTGCATGCGGACGATGTGGTCGGCCTGATCCTGGGAGAAGCCGTAGGCGTCCTGAAGGTTCTCCTTCGCGTCGGAGCGGGTCTCGCTGTCGCGGATCAGTTCGACCACGTCCTCGGCGTTCTCGACGGCCTTCAGCCGGCCCTCGAGGATGTGCGCCCGATCCTCGGCTTCCTCGAGGTCGTACTCGCTGCGTCGGCGCACGACCTCGCGGCGGTGGGCGACGTACTCCTCGAGCGTTTCCTTCAGCGACAGCACCTGGGGCTGGCCGTCGACCAGCGCGAGGTTGATGACGCCGAAGGTCTTCTCTAAGTGGTTCTCGAGCAGTTTGTTCTTGACGACCTCGCTGTTGGCGCCGCGCTTGAGTTCGATGACGACGCGGACGCCGTCGCGGTCGGACTCGTCGCGCAGGTCGGAGATGCCCTCGATCTCGCCCTCGTTGACGTCCTCGGCGATTCGCTCGACGAGGCGGGCCTTGTTGGACTGGAAGGGCAGTTCGGTGACGACGATCCGCTCGCGGCCGTTCTTCCACTCCTCGACCTCGAACTCGGCGCGCACGCGGAGGCGTCCGCGGCCGGTCTTGTAAGCGGAGTAGATGGCGTCGCGACCGACGATGTTCGCACCCGTCGGGAAGTCGGGTCCCTTGACGTGCTCCATCAGGTCCTCGACCGTCGCGTCGGGGTTGTCGATCAGTTCGATCGTCGCGTCGATCACTTCCCCGAGGTTGTGCGGCGGGATGTTCGTCGACATCCCGACCGCGATCCCCGAGGAGCCGTTCACCAGCAGGTTCGGGAACGCCGCCGGCAGGACGTCGGGCTCCTGCAGGCGGTCGTCGTAGTTCGCCGAGAAGTCGACGGTGTCCTTCTCGATGTCCTCGAGCAGTTCCTCGGAGATGGGCGACATCCGGGCCTCCGTGTACCGCTGTGCGGCGGCCGGGTCGCCGTCCATCGAGCCGAAGTTCCCCTGGCCGTCCACCAGCGGATAGCGCATCGAGAAGTCCTGGGCCATCCGGACCAAGGTGTCGTAGATCGCGCTGTCGCCGTGGGGGTGGTAGTCACCCATCGTCTCCCCGACGATCGAGGAGGACTTCCGGTGGGAAGAGCCGCTCGAGACGCCCATCTCGTGCATCGCGTACAGGATGCGGCGGTGGACGGGTTTGAGGCCGTCCTCGACGCGGGGGAGCGCACGACCCGCGATGACGGACATCGCGTAGTCGATGTAGCTCTGCTCCATCTCGTCCTCGATGCGGACGTTCTCTACGGCTCGAGCCTCTACGTCTGTCGGATCGGGTACGTCTGAACTCATGTGGACATCACCTCAGCTACCGCGGCTATATGTCGATCCACTCTGCCTCCGGCGCGTTCTCCTTGATGAACTGCTTGCGCGGTTCGACCGCGTCACCCATCAGCACGGAGAACATCTTGTCCGCGGCGGCCGCGTCCTCGATCGTGATCTGTTTGAGGATGCGGTTCTCCGGGTCCATCGTCGTATCCCAGAGCTGCTGGGGATTCATCTCGCCCAGGCCCTTGAACCGCTGGACCTGCGACGGCGAGCCGTCGCACTTCTCCTCGATGATCTCGTCGCGCTCCTGATCGGTCATCGCGTCGTAGGTCTCGCCGCGGTACCGGATGCGGTACAGCGGCGGTTGGGTCGCGTAGACGTAGCCGCCTTCCAGCAGCGGCCGCATGTGCCGGTAGAAGAACGTAAGGAGGAGGGTGCGGATGTGGGCGCCGTCGACGTCGGCGTCGGTCGCCATGATGATCTTCTTGTAGCGGACGTCCTCGACGTCGAACTCGTCGCCGACGCCGGCGCCGATCGCCGTGATGATGTTCCGGATCTGGTCGTTCTCGAGCACCCGATCGAGGCGGTGTTTTTCGACGTTCAGCACCTTCCCGCGGATCGGGAGGACGGCCTGGAACTCGGGGTTGCGGGCCTGCTTCGCGCTGCCGCCCGCGGAGTCACCCTCGGCGATGAACAGTTCGGCGTCCTCGGGATCTTTGGTCTGACAGTCCGCGAGCTTGCCGGGCAGCGAGGTCGACTCGAGGGCCGACTTCCGCCGCGTCAGCTCCTCGGCCTTCTGGGCGGCCATTCGCGCTTTCGCGGCCTCGACGGCCTTGGTGATGATCGCCTCGGCGGTGTCGGGGTTCTCCTCGAAGTACGTTCCGAGCCCCTCGTGCATGGCGCTCTCGACGATACCACGGACTTCCGAGTTGCCGAGCTTGGTCTTCGTCTGGCCCTCGAACTGCGGGTCGGGGTGTTTGACCGAGATAACCGCGGTCAGCCCCTCCCGGATGTCCTCACCCTTGAGGTTGTTGTCGAGGTCGCCGAGCATGTTGTTCTCGTTGGCGTAGTCGTTGACCGTCCGCGTGAGGGCGGTCTTGAATCCCGTGAGGTGGGTACCGCCCTCGCGGGTGTTGATGTTGTTCGCGAAGGCGTGGATCGAGCCCTGGAGCTCCTCGGTGGCCTGCATCGCCACCTCGACCTGGATGTTCTGCTCCTCGTCCTCGAAGTAGATGATGTCGTCGTGCATCGCCGAGCGCGTCTCGTTCAAATACTCGACGAACTCGCGGATGCCGCCCTCGTACTCGAAGGTCTCCTCGACGGGGCCCTCGTCGTCGGCGTCGCCGGCGTCCTCGCGCTCGTCGCGCAGCGTGATGCGCACGCCGGAGTTGAGGAAGGCCAACTCGCGAAGGCGGTTCGCGAGCGTCGAGAACGAGAACTCGTTGGCCTCGAAGATGCCGGTGTCGGGCCAGAACCGGACTTCGGTGCCGGTCTCCTCGTCCGGCTCCATGTCGCGAACGCGCTCCATATCGCCGACGGGCTCGCCGGCTTCGAAGGCGTGGCGGAAGACGCCGCCGTCGCGCTTGACCTCGGCCTCGAGGCGCTCGGAGAGGGCGTTGACTACCGAGACGCCGACGCCGTGGAGGCCGCCGGAGACCTGGTAGGACTTGTTGTCGAACTTGCCGCCCGCGTGGAGGACCGTCAGGATGACCTCGAGGGCGGGGCGATCGTACTCATCGTGCGTGTCGACGGGGATGCCGCGGCCGTCGTCCGCGACGCTCACCGAGCCGTCCTCGTGGATGGTGACGGTGATGTCGTCGCAGTAGCCGGCCAGCGCCTCGTCGATCGAGTTGTCCACCACTTCGTAGACGAGATGGTGGAGTCCTCGAGAGTCGGTAGAACCGATGTACATCGCCGGCCGTTTCCGCACGGCTTCCAGGCCCTCTAGGACCTGGATTTGTCCGGCGCCGTACTCGCTTTCCTGGGACATGAGAAACCTGCTTTCGGGTAGTGGCTACCGACTAATAAAGCTCACGTACGCGCTCGCGCGCGAAACGCGAGAAGCGGATAATGTTCTCCCCAGCGGCTGCAAGCCCAAAGTAACCGCGCGTCGGCCGTTGTATCGACCGCCCGGCTGACCGGTCGTCTGCGTCCGCGTCCGTCGGATCGGTATGAACTGCGGGTTCTAACGGCGCGTCGTGTTGGTTTCGCTGATCGGATCTGACGGCGTGTAACCGGTCGCACGGGCCACTAGTGCCTCGATTTCATCGACTCGAGACCGTCCGGTCTCTGGATGTGACAGAATGACGGCACTTGGAATGCTGCTGGTCGAAATCCACCAGTACAAGAATTCCGTTGATACGGGGCCTGACTACGCGGTTAATCGGATCTTCCCCGTACGGGCCGGTTTCCGAGTGCAAAATTTGATAGACTCCTTTCACCTGCCAGCCAGCAACTCACTTGGCAGGATACCCCAGATAGGGACGAGGCGAATTAGGCGACGTGTCGCCGTCTCTCGCGCCGAAACGGTCGCCACCGCGTTTGGCTTCCAATCGGGGACGAGCGCACCCGTCTCCGACCCCACTACACATGATCGACTCATTCGATCGGACGGGCACACCGGAACCGGAATCGCAATCGAATATCCCAATCTTCTTTCGTTCGAATCGGGTTGGTCCCCCGGCTACCCCGACGATCGACGGATTCGAACGGACGGTTCGCGTAATCGGCCACGGACTCGTCCGTCGAAGTTGCGGGCGTGTTCCTCGGGGTGATCTCGCATGAGCGAGCGATCGGCGACGCCCTCCGAGCTCGTCCAGTCGATCCCCGGCGGCGAGACGGTCCACGGCGCGCTCTACAAGTACGGATTGGGAATTCTATTCGCAGCGAACGTGTTCGGCGCTGGATCGGTGTACATCCTCGCCGACACGGGCGCGAATTTCGCGTTCTCGCTGCTGTGGGTGCTCCCGCTGGCGTTCCTGATCGACATCGCGCTCCACGACATGAGCGCCCGTCTGGCGGTCGACGACGAACCGCTCGCGGACTACATCGTCGAGACGCTTCCGGTCGGCGGGACGGCGCTCGTGGTTTCGATTTCGCTGATGTCCGCGCTGTGGGCCGTCTCGAACTACGCGGTCGCCGGAGCGGCGCTCGCCTGGCTCGTTCCGGGGATCGACAACGTGCTCGTCGGCATCGTCC is drawn from Halopiger aswanensis and contains these coding sequences:
- a CDS encoding metal-dependent transcriptional regulator; amino-acid sequence: MMLSDVMEDYLKVIYQLQRSTDDRIKTSEIAAELDVTSPTVTSMLDKLEDRGLVDREKYRGVTLTDEGETVALEVVRHHRLLEAYLTEHLDYDWSEVHDEADRLEHHISEDFEARVADALGEPEVDPHGSPIPGADLEPPERPEGKTVSEFAEGETVVVEEVADRDPEVLSYLADHGVEPGVELEIVEVAPFGMVTARSSAHDEPVSLPEAVARHVRVSSPTKVEQ
- a CDS encoding NAD(P)/FAD-dependent oxidoreductase, translated to MTENVVVLGAGYAGAGAVTKLQSALDGNARLTWIADVDYHLVLHEAHRVIRDPDVRSDITFPVTEIADPSTRFIQDEVVGLDVDEQVVELADSDDVEYDYVLVALGSQTAYYGIPGLEEHSLTLKSLDDALEIHEAVQEASQEATRGDPAQIVIGGAGLSGIQTAGEIAEFRDEHRAPIEIHLVEALEEIFPGNDPEIQQALRDLLEEAGVRIHTDDPITEATEDHIEFDEGEPLDHDVLVWTGGITGRDALDDAELEKEHNRVNAEPNFQTSDEHVFAIGDSAIIDQGDQPAPPTAQAAWQAAEVAGENIARAIENRPLKTWEHEDKGTVVSVGEKAVAHEVKPGFGISLPVGTFGGVPAQTLKKMIAARWIASITSWNEARKSWSSL
- the gyrA gene encoding DNA gyrase subunit A, with the protein product MSSDVPDPTDVEARAVENVRIEDEMEQSYIDYAMSVIAGRALPRVEDGLKPVHRRILYAMHEMGVSSGSSHRKSSSIVGETMGDYHPHGDSAIYDTLVRMAQDFSMRYPLVDGQGNFGSMDGDPAAAQRYTEARMSPISEELLEDIEKDTVDFSANYDDRLQEPDVLPAAFPNLLVNGSSGIAVGMSTNIPPHNLGEVIDATIELIDNPDATVEDLMEHVKGPDFPTGANIVGRDAIYSAYKTGRGRLRVRAEFEVEEWKNGRERIVVTELPFQSNKARLVERIAEDVNEGEIEGISDLRDESDRDGVRVVIELKRGANSEVVKNKLLENHLEKTFGVINLALVDGQPQVLSLKETLEEYVAHRREVVRRRSEYDLEEAEDRAHILEGRLKAVENAEDVVELIRDSETRSDAKENLQDAYGFSQDQADHIVRMQLGSLTSMEAAEIEDEYEEVQAEIERLTAILESEQKLLEVIKDELREVKDEYGDERRTSIVEDQGTVTHEDLIPEEEVFVVMTEDDYVKRMPIEDFDPQGRGGKGIIGADVKEGDRVSTVFRANTHDYLLCFTNQGKVYQLKTYEIPEMGRTARGKSAVNILDLDDGEDITAIVDTDALADDEFVTMVTRNGYVKRTAGEEFDNIRSTGIIASDLEEGDELVDVEVTDGTKDLVIATEGGMTIRFDEDEVRAMGRNARGVNGIKLEGDDAVAGLVATDEADDKALLTVTRNGYGKRTRLSEYSRQSRYGKGLIDIKTGDRNGPVTAVKAVDDDDQLVVMSEDGQIMRTRVDEISTVGRNTMGVIVMEVEGDDAVASVDVVPVESLESDIEEDADVDADAADD
- the rocF gene encoding arginase; translated protein: MKTNATVRIIGAPMDYGANRRGVDMGPSAIRYAGLADELERAGVDPIDDGDLSMPRAEEIDPDTDEASGLTSTESESSGVENAKFLPAIEGVNVRLAARVAETLADGEFPLVLGGDHSVAIGSLHGSARDADIGAIWFDAHADLNTPETSPSGNVHGMPLGAVLGRGVFGDMDWAHTPRLQEDSIAYVGLRSIDERERELVRESEMTAFTMSDIDQRGMTAVVEDALEVATDGTDGVHVSLDLDMIDPKAAPGVGTPVRGGVTYREAHAALETVSKRHDRDGILRSMDVVEVNPILDEANETASLAAELTASAFGKRIL
- a CDS encoding ZIP family metal transporter, whose protein sequence is MRERSNGALPQWLLAVGPVLVLGSILGLLSLTTPFEALVAVDDASTLEIVWLLTVIGALAGVVPVAIGMLWFPFIRDLDPRYLHGFLALAGGVLAFIAIQLTVDIVETGLAADRTGLAMGLAVVGIVGTFVAMHAVSAWRQRTMAAADTDANGLAIAYLVALALGLHSIGEGLGIGVSFVRGDTTQVTLLVLAFVTHNVMEGPTVVAAVARDRTAPPLRHFAAMGLLAGGPVILGGWLGSFANSAPLAVLFFAVAVGAIAQVLIEVAGLIRFDAEGVLTRTNVATFAVGFALMFFLEDVLAGALLNGVLVPS
- a CDS encoding acyltransferase, whose product is MTDDSPGTESESESESGSGSRTRHDRITRHPTAGPRNSLAFWTDAKHPLRIAINYVVVWLVRISPSLRLKRWLMRRIGVTVGDDVSWGLEATPDVFWPELITLEDHAIVGYDATLLCHEFLQDEYRTGEVVVGERAMIGAGAIVLPGVEIGAEARVAANSLVTRDVEPGTTVAGVPARPMGGDSDDDTGATADEADENESGER
- a CDS encoding Nmad3 family putative nucleotide modification protein, whose translation is MTVVLAGVGADSTNLGALGPLYDDGQFEYIPIPEKTRETSEAETLGSWELRASDDHRVAADLTTRIEPQPVRGGVETVTGDALESWPFHRDPNFEALTYGEHRTSGYVSRLRALEPGDVVGFYAGLRRPGGERAHRYLIGYFTVDRVDVISPETPPAECEAIFEAHSENAHAKRARDGEPYLAEKTIVLVDGREPGGLFDRHPIRLSEYVVKPGNERPQYYLREEVASAWNVTEGGANMMFKPAYRCELSGERFRELVGQPRARAAADATVETPQP
- a CDS encoding Rrf2 family transcriptional regulator, which encodes MSSIELTPSQKKILRALTNLHKESEDAIKGEDIAEQVDRNPGTIRNQMQSLKALQLVEGVPGPKGGYKPTAAAYEALEIQQMDDPASVPLEHEGEPVEDVIVEEIDLSSVHHPELCRAEIHMQGTIDGISEDDAVTVGPTPLSKLVIDGRVDGKDDTNNILILRIEDMTAPGEEPAH